The Actinomadura graeca nucleotide sequence GTGTAGACGATGCCGGGGTGCCGCCGGCTGGCGGCGAGCCCGCTGGACTCGGTGATCCGCGGGTCGGCGATCGTGAAGGCGACCTTGGGGGCGCCTGCGCCCGCCGACGCCGCCTCCGGAGCGGACCGTGATGCCGATGCCGATGCCGATGCCGGTACCGAGGCCGGTACCGAGGCCGAGGCGGTCGCGGTCGCGGTCCCGGTCGCCGGGAGGGCCGCGGCGGCGCCGAGGAGGGCGAGCGCGGCAGTGGCCCGGACGGCGCGTCCCCGCCGGAACGGACGCATTGACATGTCCTGCCCTTCCCCGTTCCGTGCCCCGATGGGCGTCCGTGGCCCCGCACCGTGCCGCGGAGGCCGGCCGGGGGCGGACCCGGCGATCACGCGGGCCCGGGGCGGGGCTCGGCGATGCCGTCCACGTCAGCGGCGCCGTTCAACTCAGCAGCGCACCGACGACCACGGCCAGGACGAGCGCGGTCAGCACGGTGGGAAGCAGCCATTGGGGCGCACGGTTCACGCATCGAGCTTATGCGGCTCGCCGCACGGCCGGGACCGTGCCTCCATGATCTGCACGTCATCCGGCATGTCGGTGATGCCGGCTCCGGCCCGCCGTGCGCCCGTGGGCCCTGGTGCGCCGACGCCCCGGGGAGCGCGTTCCCCGGGGCGCGCGGTGCCGTGCTAGAGGCGTTCCACTACGTGGTCGACGCAGGCGGTGAGGGCCTCGACGTCGGACGGGTCGATCGCCGGGAACATGCCGATGCGCAGCTGGTTGCGGCCCAGCTTGCGGTAGGGCTCGGTGTCGACGATGCCGTTGGCGCGCAGCACCTTCGCCACCGCCGACGCGTCCACCTCGTCGGCGAAGTCGATGGTGCCGACGACCTGGGACCGCTGCGCCGGGTCGGTCACGAACGGCGTCGTGTAGGAGGTCTTCTCCGCCCAGGTGTAGAGCCGCTGGGACGAGTCGGTGGTGCGCGACGTCGTCCAGGCGAGCCCGCCCTGCCCGTTCATCCAGTCGATCTGCTCGGCGAGCAGCAGCAGCGTGGCCACGGCCGGGGTGTTGTACGTCTGGTCCTTGGCGGAGTTGTCGACGACCGTCTTGAGGTTGAAGAACTCCGGGACGTACCGGTCGGACGAGGCGATCTCGTCGATCCGCGCGAGTGCGGCCGGCGAGGCGAGCGCGACCCAGAGGCCGCCGTCCGCGGCGAAGCACTTCTGCGGCGCGAAGTAGTACACGTCGGTCTCGGCGATGTCCACGGGCAGGCCGCCCGCGCCGGACGTGGCGTCCACGAGCACGAGCCCCTCGGCGGCGGTCGTGCCGGCCGGGCGCCGGATCGGCATCGCGACGCCGGTCGAGGTCTCGTTGTGGGTGAGGGCGTACACGTCGACGTCCTCCTCGGCGGACGCCTCGGGGTGCGTGCCGGGCGGGCTGTCGATGACGGTCGGGTTCCCCAGCCACGGCGCGCCCGTGGTGACCTTCGCGAACTTGCTGGAGAACTCGCCGAACGTCAGGTGCTGCGACCGCTGCCGGACGAGGCCGAAGGCCGCGGCGTCCCAGAACGCGGTCGTGCCGCCGTTGCTGAGCAGGACCTCGTACCCCTCGGGGAGCGAGAACAGCTGGGCCAGCCCTTCGCGGACGCGGCCGACCACGGATTTCACCGGCTTCTGCCGGTGCGAGGTGCCCATGTAGGCCGAGCCGGACTCCGCGAGCGCGGCGAGCTGTTCGGGACGCACCTTGGACGGACCGCACCCGAAGCGGCCGTCGGCGGGCTTGATGTCGGCGGGAATGTCAATGGCTGGATTCGCGCTGTCGGTCACTCGCAGTAGGCTACTTGACCTGCGGGGAAGATCGTGGGCGGGGTTCACATCCCGAGACGCCCCGGTCCGGTCGGTGCCGCGGGCGCGGGTCCCTCACCCGCCCTCTATCGGCGCCGCCGGACGCCCCGGACGCCCGGACGGCCATCGCCGCGAGCGCGGCCGTGCAGACACCCGCGATCACGGCCAATGATGACAAAGTGGCCGATTTCCGTCCGGCCGCCGGTGAATCCCGGACGGTTTCGATCCTTTTACGGTTTGGCCGCGTCCAACGTCCGCGAGGGTGTGAGGCCCAGAAAGCGGTGAGCCCGGGGAGACGAGAGCGAAGGTGAGGCGTTTCGCATGACCGGCGACAGGGTCCTGAGCGAGGATCGGCTGCGCGGAGTGCTCGACCTGTTCGAACGCCTGCGGGAGCGCCCGCCCCGCAGGCGGCGGCAGCGGCTGCGGCCGCTGCTCATGCTCCTCGGGCCGGCCGACCACACCTCCCATGTGGCCGGGCTGTTCCAGAAGCGCTGCGAGGCCGAGCGGGCGCCGGTCTCCCACATCGCCGCCGACACCCTCGCCACCGACGTCTCCGGCGTCCTGCGCGAGGCGAAGCGGGAGCTGTCCCAGCCGAGCAGCCACCCCCGCGGCGAGCCGTCGCCGCGGTTCCCGCTGCTGGAGATGGCGTTATGGCTGCGCGACCTGCGCGAGATCCGGCTCGCCGGGGACGGGC carries:
- the serC gene encoding phosphoserine transaminase, coding for MTDSANPAIDIPADIKPADGRFGCGPSKVRPEQLAALAESGSAYMGTSHRQKPVKSVVGRVREGLAQLFSLPEGYEVLLSNGGTTAFWDAAAFGLVRQRSQHLTFGEFSSKFAKVTTGAPWLGNPTVIDSPPGTHPEASAEEDVDVYALTHNETSTGVAMPIRRPAGTTAAEGLVLVDATSGAGGLPVDIAETDVYYFAPQKCFAADGGLWVALASPAALARIDEIASSDRYVPEFFNLKTVVDNSAKDQTYNTPAVATLLLLAEQIDWMNGQGGLAWTTSRTTDSSQRLYTWAEKTSYTTPFVTDPAQRSQVVGTIDFADEVDASAVAKVLRANGIVDTEPYRKLGRNQLRIGMFPAIDPSDVEALTACVDHVVERL